The window TTCCCTTTAGGAGGGAACGGCAAACCAAATTCGTGGCAGACTGCCAGCGGTAGAAACCCGGGGAGTGTTATGGACGACAAGCACGAGTACGAATTCCGAAGGGTCGGGCGGTTCCCGCCGTACGTCTTTGCTCAGGTGAACGCCCTGCTGGCGCAGGCACGCCGGGCCGGCGAGGACGTCATCGACCTGGGTATGGGCAACCCGGACATCCCCACGCCCGAGCCGATCGTCGAGAAGCTGATCGAGGCCGCCCGCAACCCCCGCAACCACCGCTACTCGATGTCCCGGGGACTGCCCAAGCTGCGCCGGGCCATCTGCGACTGGTACGAGCGCTCCTACAACGTGATCCTGGACCCGGAGACCGAAGCCCTCGCCGTCATCGGCGCCAAGGAGGGCCTCAGCCACCTCATGTGGATCCTCCTGGAGCCCGGCGACTCGGTTCTCGTGCCCGAGCCGACCTACCCCATCCACACCTACGCCCCCATGCTGGCCGGCGCCAATGTCATCCGGGTGCCGCTCTCGCTGGACGCCGACTTCTTCCGTAACCTGACCGAGGCCTTCGACAACACCTCCCCGTCCCCGCGGGTGGTCATCGTGTCGTTCCCGCACAACCCGACCACTGCAACCGTGGAACTCGAGTTCTTCGAGCGCCTGGTGGAGTTCG of the Actinomycetota bacterium genome contains:
- a CDS encoding aminotransferase class I/II-fold pyridoxal phosphate-dependent enzyme; translated protein: MDDKHEYEFRRVGRFPPYVFAQVNALLAQARRAGEDVIDLGMGNPDIPTPEPIVEKLIEAARNPRNHRYSMSRGLPKLRRAICDWYERSYNVILDPETEALAVIGAKEGLSHLMWILLEPGDSVLVPEPTYPIHTYAPMLAGANVIRVPLSLDADFFRNLTEAFDNTSPSPRVVIVSFPHNPTTATVELEFFERLVEFAKRHDVLIVHDMAYADLVFDAERAPSLLQVPGAKDVGVEFFSMSKSYSMAGWRLAFMVGNPEIVAGLGRLKSYLDYGVFQPIQIAGIIALNECTEAPKEIRETYRNRRDALVSGLSRAGWEIPNPPATMFAWAPIPDRFKDMGSLEFSKMMINKAKVAVSPGVGFGRAGDGHVRFALVENEHRIRQAARGIKAMLDE